A single window of Aythya fuligula isolate bAytFul2 chromosome Z, bAytFul2.pri, whole genome shotgun sequence DNA harbors:
- the OSTF1 gene encoding osteoclast-stimulating factor 1, protein MSKPPPPKPAKPGQVKVFRALYTFEPRTPDELYFEEGDIIYISDMSDTNWWKGTCKGRTGLIPSNYVAEQAESIDNPLHEAAKRGNLSWLRECLDNRVGVNGLDKAGNTALYWACHGGHKDIVDVLFTQANLELNQQNKLGDTALHAAAWKGYADIVEMLLAKGARTDLKNNEKKLALDMATNAACASLLKKKQSAGTVRTLSNAEEYLDDEDSD, encoded by the exons ATGTCCAAGCCGCCGCCGCCCAAGCCGGCCAAGCCAG gGCAGGTTAAAGTGTTCAGAGCCCTGTATACGTTTGAACCCAGAACA ccagaTGAACTGTACTTTGAAGAAGGAGATATCATTTACATCTCAGACATG aGTGATACAAACTGGTGGAAAGGAACTTGCAAAGGGAGAACTGGACTAATTCCAAGCAACTATG tggcCGAGCAAGCTGAATCTATTGATAATCCATTGCATGAAGCTGCCAAGCGAG GCAATCTAAGCTGGTTGAGAGAATGTTTGGATAACCGAGTTGGGGTCAATGGCTTAGACAAAGCTGGAAACACAGCTCTGTACTGGGCATGCCACGGAGGCCACAAAG ATATAGTGGATGTTCTGTTTACCCAAGCAAACCTAGAGTTAAACCAACAG AACAAATTGGGAGACACAGCTTTGCATGCTGCTGCATGGAAAGGTTATGCAGATATTGTAGAGATGCTGCTGGCAAAGG GGGCAAGAACAGATCTGAAGAACAACGAGAAGAAACTGGCTTTAGACATGGCAACCAATGCAGCTTGTGCTTCACTGCTTAAGAAGAAACAGAGTGCAG gTACAGTCCGAACATTAAGTAATGCGGAGGAATACCTCGATGATGAAGACTCCGATTAG